One window of Sphingomonas sp. KC8 genomic DNA carries:
- a CDS encoding exopolysaccharide biosynthesis polyprenyl glycosylphosphotransferase produces the protein MTQSVGQIAILGAQTSPETPKLRFTSNVIASMAAITDLLCLMLAVPIALFGYERLIGLDYDPTIHNTAAIITGVNYFLIRLSRDAYSSPMGRGGDVQQGGVLDYMIASMLVVATVWQLDLLSLFSRGLILIYVLAVLALLFVSTYFLRWAISRLVRAGYIGQRVVIYGADEQVSERALTLLDVERLPYLSIVGVADGRRTRVDVDGFGGVPFLGGLDAVVDLARQGLVDQVLIALPRITQERLDEILADLAEVAIDICLIPRESVELTSRYEMKFIGSVPILALWQRPIRDWHGILKFVEDRGLALVGIIFLAPLLAATAIAIKLTSPGPVLFVQRRFGFNNVEIEVLKFRSMYVDRGDVTGAARTTRNDDRVTPVGRIIRRLSIDELPQLFNVLRGDMSIVGPRPHATHMKVGDAYYFDAVKGYAARHRVKPGITGLAQVRGLRGEIDTIERARKRVEYDRYYIDNWSLAFDFRIIFETVFKVIWDKDVY, from the coding sequence ATGACGCAGTCAGTTGGCCAAATTGCCATCTTGGGCGCGCAGACCAGCCCGGAAACGCCAAAGCTGCGCTTTACGTCCAATGTCATTGCGTCGATGGCGGCAATTACTGATTTGCTGTGCCTGATGCTCGCCGTGCCGATCGCCTTGTTCGGATATGAACGGCTGATCGGCCTGGATTATGATCCAACCATCCACAACACTGCCGCAATCATAACGGGGGTAAACTACTTCCTAATCCGATTGTCGCGTGACGCTTATTCCAGTCCGATGGGGCGTGGCGGCGACGTGCAACAGGGGGGCGTGCTCGATTACATGATCGCGTCGATGCTGGTTGTCGCGACAGTCTGGCAGCTTGATCTGCTTTCATTGTTTTCCCGTGGGCTGATTCTCATTTACGTGCTCGCGGTCCTCGCGCTGCTTTTTGTCAGTACATATTTCCTGCGCTGGGCCATCAGTCGGCTGGTTCGCGCCGGCTATATCGGTCAGCGGGTTGTCATTTACGGGGCGGATGAACAGGTGTCCGAACGGGCGCTGACCCTGCTGGATGTGGAACGACTGCCCTATCTGTCGATTGTCGGCGTTGCGGATGGCCGGCGCACACGGGTGGATGTCGACGGTTTTGGGGGCGTTCCATTCCTGGGTGGCCTGGATGCCGTCGTTGATCTGGCGCGTCAGGGTCTTGTCGATCAGGTGCTGATTGCACTCCCGAGGATTACGCAGGAACGGCTTGACGAGATTCTGGCGGATCTTGCCGAAGTGGCGATCGATATCTGCCTGATTCCAAGGGAATCGGTTGAACTCACCAGCCGCTATGAAATGAAGTTCATTGGCAGCGTGCCCATCCTCGCATTGTGGCAGCGGCCGATCCGCGACTGGCATGGCATTTTGAAGTTCGTCGAAGATCGCGGCCTTGCCCTGGTCGGAATCATTTTTCTGGCGCCGCTGCTGGCCGCTACCGCGATTGCGATCAAGCTGACGAGTCCAGGGCCGGTGCTGTTTGTGCAGCGCCGTTTCGGCTTCAACAATGTTGAAATCGAAGTGCTCAAATTCCGGTCGATGTATGTTGATCGGGGCGACGTGACGGGGGCTGCGCGCACCACCCGGAATGATGATCGCGTGACGCCGGTCGGCAGGATCATCCGCCGCCTCAGCATTGATGAACTCCCGCAACTCTTCAATGTGCTGCGTGGGGATATGTCGATCGTCGGGCCGCGCCCCCATGCGACCCATATGAAGGTTGGTGATGCCTATTATTTCGATGCGGTGAAGGGCTATGCGGCCCGCCATCGGGTGAAACCGGGGATTACGGGCCTGGCGCAGGTGCGTGGCTTGAGAGGGGAGATCGATACGATCGAACGGGCACGCAAGCGGGTCGAATATGATCGATATTATATCGACAACTGGTCGCTGGCGTTTGATTTTCGCATCATTTTCGAAACTGTTTTCAAGGTGATCTGGGACAAGGATGTCTACTGA
- a CDS encoding polysaccharide biosynthesis/export family protein, whose translation MAAPAHAQEGAAPAGTTASRELRPYRINPGDELEVYVWGEERLQRVIRVLPDGTFSFPLAGRVDALNKLPSDLEAVISKGLEAQYRGQVPQVTVSVRSPSGLQVSVIGKVRAPGSFTPGKYINVLEAIGIAGGPSEFADVSNVTILRKQGDRLVPIKVRLTDALKGAPNARDLGANGLPELQSGDTVIVP comes from the coding sequence ATGGCGGCGCCAGCCCACGCGCAGGAAGGGGCCGCCCCGGCGGGTACGACGGCCTCGCGCGAACTGCGCCCCTACAGAATCAATCCGGGTGACGAACTCGAAGTATATGTGTGGGGCGAAGAACGGCTACAGCGGGTGATCCGCGTTCTGCCGGACGGAACCTTCAGTTTCCCGCTGGCCGGACGGGTCGACGCCCTGAACAAGCTGCCGTCGGACCTTGAAGCCGTCATCTCCAAAGGCCTTGAGGCGCAATATCGCGGACAGGTGCCGCAGGTAACGGTATCGGTTCGCAGCCCATCCGGCCTGCAGGTTTCGGTCATCGGCAAAGTCCGTGCGCCGGGCAGCTTCACGCCCGGCAAATATATCAACGTGCTGGAAGCGATCGGTATCGCCGGCGGCCCATCCGAGTTCGCCGACGTGTCGAATGTGACGATCCTGCGCAAGCAGGGCGACCGGCTTGTGCCGATCAAGGTGCGGTTGACCGATGCCCTGAAAGGAGCGCCCAACGCGCGCGATCTGGGCGCGAACGGCCTGCCTGAACTTCAAAGCGGTGATACGGTGATTGTACCATGA
- a CDS encoding acyltransferase family protein gives MNDKGAPQSRTSWIDAARGIGIILVVVAHVERGLIEARLMPAAPAYLIADDAIYSFHMPVFFFIAGLFVARGLKAGTASFLGDKLKTIIWPYFLWSFLHVATVVAVGRDVNAPLNWHDLAAILWRPIAQYWFLYALFLCHLVIALLWPRRMLLVLAALLGAALSTIFGISNIILHTLQEIPFVIAGLLLGPWLLAHASRIRPFASILMISAWVLFAAAFVVKSYWITNSHFLAIIGYVAACAGIVGTLMAAMLVADRSPWLGRIGQASMAIFVAHTFFSAGLRIATQRLGLSVDPLLLFAVASVIGIGGPLLFYRWSGRYGISTLLGLGKYVRA, from the coding sequence ATGAACGATAAGGGCGCGCCACAATCGAGAACGTCATGGATTGATGCCGCCCGCGGGATTGGCATCATATTGGTCGTTGTTGCGCATGTGGAACGTGGACTGATCGAAGCTAGGTTGATGCCGGCCGCGCCAGCATATCTCATCGCCGATGACGCGATCTACTCGTTCCATATGCCGGTATTCTTCTTCATCGCCGGCCTGTTCGTGGCTCGCGGGCTGAAAGCGGGCACAGCATCGTTTCTCGGCGACAAGCTGAAAACGATCATATGGCCCTATTTCCTGTGGTCATTCCTGCATGTGGCAACGGTGGTGGCGGTAGGCCGGGATGTCAACGCGCCGCTCAACTGGCACGACCTGGCCGCAATTCTATGGCGCCCTATTGCTCAATATTGGTTTTTATACGCTCTCTTTCTGTGCCACCTGGTCATTGCGCTTCTGTGGCCACGGCGGATGCTCCTTGTTCTTGCTGCCCTGCTGGGGGCGGCGTTGTCGACAATATTCGGTATCAGCAACATCATCTTGCACACGCTGCAGGAAATCCCGTTCGTCATAGCAGGGCTATTATTGGGACCCTGGCTACTGGCTCATGCAAGCCGCATCCGTCCATTCGCGTCGATACTGATGATCAGCGCATGGGTGCTTTTCGCGGCTGCGTTCGTCGTGAAAAGCTACTGGATCACAAATAGCCATTTTCTGGCCATCATCGGATATGTCGCTGCGTGCGCCGGGATTGTCGGCACCCTGATGGCTGCGATGCTTGTAGCCGATCGTTCGCCATGGCTCGGCCGCATCGGACAAGCATCCATGGCCATCTTTGTGGCTCATACATTCTTTTCCGCCGGGCTTCGGATTGCCACACAGCGCTTGGGACTTTCCGTCGATCCGTTGCTCCTGTTTGCTGTCGCCAGCGTCATTGGCATCGGTGGACCATTGCTCTTTTATCGATGGTCCGGGCGATACGGCATATCGACGTTACTGGGGTTGGGAAAATATGTCCGCGCCTGA
- a CDS encoding Wzz/FepE/Etk N-terminal domain-containing protein, giving the protein MSDPAFSPESEEVSENLLSHLPMILWQRRWLVIVPLLAASVAGIAAAIFLPATYRSSAVLLVESQELPRDLVGSPLTSLIDQRIAKIRQQILSRPDLIELIQNNNLYADERRSQPLSVIIEKMRKATQITPVNADIQRNNNNTTTIAFSLAFDYEEPLRAQLVAQDFVERLMKLDSSQTAAAAASTVAFLQDQATTLQEQLSQVEQQIEGIKARNGMALSSSGMMGSIMGMSGGGIETQIAALQRENATLMSQAQAAGSVEGDPIVAAATQQLATARAIYSDNHPDVKFAEQRLREARQSAAARIAASGRNNPAAAQIAANNSTIAQLQAARAGEQARANAALSAQSAAPLVMEQVAQLQARADGLRTNYERVSANLMAAQASAKMENEQRGERLSVIDPPVVPDKPTSPNRPLLVVGGAMLGGMIGLGLALLVELMLRPIRGVAALQNLLGVAPLVVVPTFQNSEPRWHKFMFWRRRKPPAQAKA; this is encoded by the coding sequence ATGAGCGATCCAGCCTTTTCCCCGGAATCCGAAGAAGTTTCCGAAAACCTGCTCAGCCACCTGCCCATGATCCTGTGGCAGCGCCGCTGGCTGGTTATCGTACCGCTGCTTGCGGCAAGCGTCGCGGGGATTGCTGCTGCAATTTTCCTGCCCGCAACCTATCGCTCAAGCGCGGTTCTCCTGGTCGAATCCCAGGAATTGCCCCGCGACCTCGTCGGCTCGCCGCTGACCAGCCTGATCGATCAGCGCATCGCCAAGATCCGCCAGCAGATCCTCAGCCGGCCGGACCTGATCGAACTCATCCAGAATAATAATCTTTATGCTGATGAACGTCGTTCGCAGCCCTTGTCGGTCATCATCGAAAAGATGCGCAAGGCAACTCAGATAACGCCGGTCAACGCCGATATTCAACGCAACAACAACAATACGACGACCATCGCATTTTCGCTGGCATTCGACTATGAGGAGCCGCTTCGTGCGCAGCTTGTCGCACAGGATTTTGTCGAACGGCTGATGAAGCTGGATTCATCCCAGACGGCCGCTGCAGCCGCCAGCACGGTTGCCTTCCTGCAGGATCAGGCGACGACGCTGCAGGAACAGCTCAGCCAGGTGGAACAGCAAATCGAGGGCATCAAGGCGCGCAACGGCATGGCACTGTCCAGCAGCGGCATGATGGGATCGATCATGGGCATGAGCGGCGGTGGGATCGAAACGCAAATTGCCGCGCTTCAACGCGAAAATGCTACCCTCATGTCCCAGGCGCAGGCCGCGGGATCGGTGGAAGGCGATCCGATCGTTGCCGCCGCCACGCAGCAGCTTGCCACCGCACGGGCGATTTATTCAGACAATCACCCCGACGTGAAGTTTGCCGAACAGCGCCTGCGTGAAGCGCGGCAGTCGGCGGCAGCGCGCATCGCAGCATCCGGCCGCAATAATCCGGCCGCGGCCCAGATAGCCGCCAACAATTCCACCATCGCACAGTTGCAGGCAGCACGCGCGGGCGAACAGGCGCGCGCCAATGCCGCTCTTTCCGCACAGTCAGCAGCGCCGCTTGTGATGGAACAGGTCGCCCAGTTGCAGGCCCGTGCCGATGGATTGCGCACGAACTACGAACGCGTGTCGGCCAACCTGATGGCCGCGCAGGCATCGGCCAAAATGGAAAATGAACAGCGCGGCGAACGGCTGTCTGTCATCGATCCACCGGTCGTTCCGGACAAGCCCACGTCACCCAATCGGCCCCTGCTGGTCGTCGGCGGCGCGATGCTGGGTGGTATGATCGGCCTCGGACTTGCGCTTCTGGTCGAACTGATGCTCCGTCCGATCCGCGGGGTCGCCGCGTTGCAGAATTTGCTGGGTGTTGCTCCTCTGGTCGTGGTTCCGACATTTCAGAACAGCGAACCCAGATGGCATAAATTCATGTTCTGGCGCCGCCGTAAGCCGCCCGCGCAGGCGAAAGCCTGA
- a CDS encoding CpsD/CapB family tyrosine-protein kinase: MKVTTAGLLDNHIYGFNSRDQRSRPFNLLRSQVLKAVRANKWQVIGITSATPRVGKSFIASNLAAAVARTPGLHTYLFDFDLRRSTLAENFNLEGDIGIADYLDGQIPNLAPVARDIEDEHLTIFPSFSNQLHSAELLASARMDQLIAEMRRLPENSLCICDLPPAFANDDAAIMAQKIDAYVLVVEEGTTTRKQVRDTISLLTPTPCIGTVLNRYQGGLIGDDYGYGYGQSQKYAEYYS; this comes from the coding sequence GTGAAGGTAACGACGGCGGGTCTGCTGGATAACCACATTTACGGCTTCAATAGCCGTGACCAGCGATCGCGCCCGTTCAACCTGCTGCGTTCGCAGGTGCTAAAGGCCGTGCGTGCGAACAAGTGGCAGGTGATCGGCATCACGTCCGCCACGCCGCGCGTTGGCAAATCGTTCATCGCCTCCAACCTGGCGGCCGCAGTCGCCCGCACACCGGGCCTGCACACCTATTTGTTCGATTTCGATCTGCGTCGCTCAACACTGGCGGAAAATTTCAATCTTGAGGGTGATATCGGCATCGCCGATTATCTGGACGGCCAGATTCCCAATCTCGCGCCCGTGGCGCGGGATATCGAGGACGAACATCTGACCATATTTCCAAGCTTCTCCAATCAACTGCATTCAGCCGAGTTGCTTGCCAGCGCCCGAATGGATCAGTTGATCGCTGAAATGCGGCGATTGCCGGAAAACAGCCTCTGCATTTGCGATCTGCCGCCTGCCTTTGCGAATGACGATGCCGCAATCATGGCCCAGAAGATCGATGCTTATGTTCTGGTCGTCGAGGAAGGGACCACGACGCGCAAGCAGGTTCGCGACACGATAAGCCTGCTGACGCCAACGCCCTGCATCGGCACCGTCCTCAACCGCTATCAGGGCGGCCTGATCGGTGACGACTATGGTTATGGCTATGGCCAGAGCCAGAAATACGCTGAATATTACAGCTAG
- a CDS encoding tetratricopeptide repeat protein, with protein MTNLSYSSIRKLGLAAAVALSFALSACNSREERAAAAAATADQLLQQGNAMAASIEIRKALAERDDIAPYWLILARADATLQRYAGAYAAYLRVLELDRGNLEALHAVAELSFAGGQLDDADKYADQLLALNTQNVRALLVKGSVALKREKYDDATQFADQVLALDPGSEGAMLLRGRILSGQGKHAEAAALLEKSAAERGDTPATLAGLLEIYRKIDDSAGVARTFGRLFKVAPGNVDMQLDYARELYLNGDMRGGFAVVDKLQRAKPDDAGTQGRIVDIWLEVGGDAIPAEDARRIAQEGSPAMKVAMARYLLETGKPSEAERLLRPFVADSRIAAHNVEPHVIYALVQNALGKRDDALRRANAVLQFDETNPRALLLRTRIAIANGGFDRALADGQVLVRDNPDLATARVVLGQIYTVRGENGLANATFQQAIKDFPGNAEILSGYLDFLQSSGRRPEAIPVAAAFTRDNPSLVAGWKVRAGLCISVGEEECARTALTALANLRGGQDASRAMAGLLATRNRESAALSADVRAMADQVQRGQAGLDQTVGRLIAANRVQDADALVRFIIRREPRNSLAPAALGKVLLAQGKTDGAARQFRATIAKFPGQPSGYSGLATMLAGAGDKAGAYGVISTGLQRMRGEPTLLRDLADMQAQTGEPIKAIATYRSLLQSTPDDLIAINNLAALLTDYGQRPEALGEAELLAQRLAVSDTPAFFDTRGWLKLQRGEKAEAVRLLRRAVGDGRAIPVYRYHLAEALAATGDRGGAKAQVGQAIAEAQGNEPWLGQARRLMGRL; from the coding sequence ATGACGAATCTGTCTTATTCCTCGATCCGCAAATTGGGCTTGGCGGCAGCGGTTGCGCTGTCGTTCGCGCTGAGTGCGTGCAACTCACGCGAAGAGCGGGCCGCCGCCGCCGCCGCGACGGCTGATCAATTGCTGCAGCAAGGCAATGCGATGGCTGCCAGCATCGAGATACGCAAAGCATTGGCGGAGCGGGACGACATCGCGCCCTACTGGCTCATTCTGGCGCGTGCGGATGCCACTCTCCAACGATATGCGGGTGCTTATGCCGCCTATCTGCGCGTGCTTGAACTGGACCGCGGCAATCTGGAAGCGCTCCACGCCGTTGCCGAACTGTCCTTTGCGGGTGGGCAGCTGGACGACGCTGATAAATATGCTGATCAGCTCCTGGCGCTGAATACCCAAAATGTCAGGGCGTTGCTCGTCAAGGGATCGGTGGCGCTGAAGCGCGAGAAGTATGACGACGCGACGCAGTTTGCGGATCAGGTGCTGGCGCTCGATCCGGGAAGCGAGGGCGCGATGCTGCTGCGCGGCCGGATATTATCGGGGCAGGGCAAGCATGCGGAGGCGGCGGCCTTGCTCGAAAAATCGGCAGCGGAGCGGGGCGATACACCGGCGACCCTGGCGGGCTTGCTGGAAATCTATCGCAAAATCGATGACTCGGCAGGTGTCGCGCGCACTTTTGGCCGCCTGTTCAAGGTGGCGCCTGGCAATGTCGACATGCAGCTTGATTATGCCCGCGAACTCTATCTGAACGGGGATATGCGCGGCGGATTTGCGGTTGTGGATAAGCTGCAGCGCGCAAAGCCTGATGATGCCGGTACGCAGGGGCGGATCGTCGATATTTGGCTCGAAGTCGGCGGTGATGCGATTCCCGCAGAGGACGCGCGTCGGATTGCCCAGGAAGGTAGCCCGGCGATGAAGGTCGCCATGGCCCGTTATCTTCTGGAGACCGGGAAACCATCGGAGGCTGAACGCCTGTTGCGCCCGTTCGTGGCGGATTCGCGGATCGCGGCGCACAATGTGGAGCCGCACGTCATCTATGCGCTGGTCCAAAACGCGCTGGGCAAACGGGACGATGCCTTGCGCCGGGCCAATGCTGTCCTCCAGTTTGATGAAACCAACCCTCGGGCGTTGCTGCTGCGCACTCGCATTGCGATTGCGAACGGGGGTTTCGATCGGGCTTTGGCGGATGGCCAGGTTCTGGTGCGCGATAATCCCGATCTTGCAACAGCGCGGGTGGTGCTCGGCCAGATCTACACCGTGCGCGGGGAAAATGGTCTCGCCAATGCTACGTTCCAGCAGGCGATCAAGGATTTTCCGGGCAATGCCGAAATCCTGTCCGGTTATCTGGATTTTCTGCAGTCGTCTGGCCGGCGCCCGGAGGCGATTCCGGTAGCCGCGGCGTTTACCCGCGACAACCCGTCATTGGTGGCGGGCTGGAAGGTGCGCGCGGGGCTTTGCATCAGTGTCGGCGAAGAGGAATGTGCTCGCACGGCATTGACCGCTTTGGCAAATTTGCGGGGTGGGCAGGACGCGTCGCGCGCGATGGCCGGCTTGCTGGCTACCCGAAACAGGGAAAGTGCCGCCCTGTCCGCCGATGTCCGGGCGATGGCCGATCAGGTGCAGCGCGGCCAGGCGGGCCTTGATCAGACGGTGGGGCGTCTCATTGCCGCAAATCGCGTTCAGGATGCTGATGCTCTGGTGCGATTCATCATTCGGCGGGAACCCCGAAACAGCTTGGCCCCGGCTGCTTTGGGCAAAGTTTTGCTGGCGCAGGGAAAAACTGACGGTGCTGCACGCCAATTTCGCGCGACCATCGCAAAATTCCCTGGTCAGCCGAGTGGTTATTCTGGGCTGGCGACGATGTTGGCCGGTGCGGGGGACAAGGCAGGCGCCTATGGGGTTATCTCAACAGGTTTGCAGCGCATGCGTGGCGAGCCGACTTTGCTGAGAGATCTTGCGGATATGCAGGCGCAGACGGGCGAACCGATCAAGGCGATCGCTACCTATCGATCGCTCTTGCAAAGTACACCTGACGATCTGATTGCGATTAACAATCTGGCAGCGCTTTTGACCGATTACGGCCAGCGCCCGGAAGCATTGGGCGAAGCAGAACTGCTCGCGCAGCGGCTGGCTGTTTCGGACACCCCGGCGTTTTTCGACACGCGCGGCTGGCTTAAGCTGCAGCGGGGCGAAAAGGCGGAAGCCGTGCGGCTGCTTCGCCGTGCGGTGGGGGATGGTCGCGCTATTCCCGTATATCGCTATCATCTCGCCGAAGCTTTGGCGGCGACGGGGGATCGTGGCGGTGCAAAAGCGCAAGTGGGCCAAGCGATCGCGGAAGCCCAGGGCAACGAACCGTGGCTGGGGCAGGCGCGGCGACTGATGGGGCGGCTTTGA
- a CDS encoding autotransporter domain-containing protein, producing the protein MMPDKRPGRVSHAALAVVSLAATTATGVAHAETVTAARVDLSTSAGYSTNPFLSEDSNTDSAFIEGAIRPNISFIDDRGRTELGGYYSRSEYLRRSISASEAYGASARTNRKLSEKVDVRALLSYDSSIVGSADAEGNFDPSLPQYPDIGLIGQRQRREMFSATAGATIRPNARDVWTIDFDGSKVRYPGDALADANYKSYGARLGYSRAISETSTIGVTLGYTQIDYDAPNQDSRIISPQLTYSTRFAGGWSISAAVGVSLTRRDLIVGKDNSTALSGNLQACRETERSNLCFGGSRATSATGFGGARTQTDLFANYNYRLSERSTISARANYSINGDDGLVLPGNRKYLSVGTDYSHQFSERLRLTAAVAYRDAYAPFLSPDADIRGSIGLAYTLGSRR; encoded by the coding sequence ATGATGCCTGATAAGCGCCCCGGCCGGGTTTCCCATGCCGCCCTTGCTGTCGTCAGCCTGGCCGCGACGACGGCAACGGGTGTCGCCCACGCGGAGACGGTGACTGCTGCGCGCGTCGACCTGTCGACCAGCGCCGGCTATTCAACCAATCCGTTTCTTTCTGAAGATTCGAATACGGACAGCGCCTTTATCGAAGGCGCGATTCGACCGAATATATCGTTCATCGACGATCGTGGGCGAACCGAACTGGGTGGCTATTACAGCCGCAGTGAATATCTGCGTCGCAGCATCAGCGCATCGGAGGCCTATGGCGCCAGCGCGCGTACCAACCGCAAATTGAGCGAAAAAGTCGATGTGCGGGCACTGCTCAGCTATGACAGCTCGATCGTCGGCAGCGCGGACGCCGAGGGCAATTTCGACCCGTCCCTCCCTCAATATCCGGACATTGGCCTGATTGGGCAGCGCCAACGGCGCGAGATGTTCAGCGCAACCGCCGGCGCGACAATTCGCCCCAACGCCCGTGACGTCTGGACGATCGATTTCGATGGCAGCAAGGTTCGCTACCCCGGTGATGCGCTGGCTGACGCCAACTACAAAAGTTACGGCGCCCGTTTAGGCTATTCGCGGGCGATTTCAGAAACCAGTACGATCGGCGTGACGCTGGGCTACACCCAGATCGATTATGATGCGCCCAATCAGGATTCCCGCATTATCAGCCCGCAATTGACCTACAGCACCCGCTTTGCCGGTGGCTGGTCGATCAGCGCCGCTGTGGGTGTTTCGTTGACACGGCGCGACCTGATCGTGGGCAAGGACAATTCGACCGCTCTTTCGGGCAACCTGCAAGCCTGCCGTGAAACCGAACGGAGCAACCTGTGCTTCGGCGGTTCGCGCGCGACCAGCGCGACAGGTTTCGGTGGCGCACGCACGCAGACCGATCTTTTCGCGAACTATAATTACCGCCTGTCCGAACGCAGCACGATTTCGGCAAGGGCCAATTATTCGATCAACGGCGATGATGGCCTCGTTCTGCCGGGCAATCGCAAATATCTGTCCGTCGGCACGGATTATTCGCATCAGTTCAGCGAACGACTGCGGCTGACGGCTGCCGTGGCATATCGCGATGCTTACGCACCGTTCCTTTCCCCCGATGCCGATATTCGCGGTTCCATCGGCCTTGCCTATACATTGGGTAGCCGTCGATGA
- a CDS encoding glycosyltransferase family 2 protein → MSAPDTTPRISVVIVNYRTPDLVSRCIQSLAAERAILPHLDVVIVDGGSDDGSAEILAGMLAAPPYQDWTSLLPLSLNGGFGWANNQALLRLLQQRDPPEFIHLLNPDTEIEPGAVVRLHQRLKADSCCGAVGSLLLDPDGTPSGSAFRFPSIGREFMRGAATPALGGLLGIAPTLVEEADVAPDWVTGASVMFRSSALRQAGLFDDGFFLYFEEVELMWRLRQAGWSIAHEPLSQVRHVGGAATGVRVTKATRRPAYWFNSRRRMFVRTRGATASAMATLAWLAGRAVWKLRDLLHLTRGQPAASPEMIDHFRLSFRTRPADFRASVTRWDDPPGRPPAWMEPAP, encoded by the coding sequence ATGTCCGCGCCTGACACCACTCCGCGAATATCCGTCGTGATCGTCAATTATCGCACCCCGGATCTGGTGTCGCGTTGCATCCAGTCCCTTGCGGCCGAACGGGCAATATTGCCCCATTTGGATGTCGTCATCGTCGATGGCGGATCGGACGACGGATCTGCCGAAATATTGGCCGGCATGCTGGCCGCGCCGCCCTATCAGGATTGGACCAGCCTGCTCCCGCTTTCGCTCAACGGAGGGTTTGGCTGGGCCAATAATCAGGCGCTGCTGCGGCTACTTCAACAGCGGGACCCACCGGAATTCATCCACCTGCTGAATCCCGATACCGAGATCGAACCGGGCGCCGTGGTTCGCCTCCACCAGCGTTTGAAGGCGGACTCGTGTTGCGGCGCCGTGGGCAGCCTGCTGCTGGATCCGGACGGCACGCCATCCGGCAGCGCGTTCCGCTTTCCATCGATCGGCCGGGAATTCATGCGTGGGGCCGCGACGCCGGCGCTGGGCGGGTTGCTGGGCATCGCGCCTACGCTGGTGGAGGAAGCAGATGTAGCGCCCGACTGGGTGACAGGTGCGAGCGTGATGTTTCGCAGCAGCGCGCTGCGGCAGGCCGGCCTGTTCGATGATGGCTTCTTCCTGTATTTCGAAGAAGTTGAACTGATGTGGCGGCTGCGACAGGCCGGCTGGTCGATCGCCCATGAACCGCTCAGCCAGGTTCGCCATGTGGGTGGCGCGGCAACGGGTGTCCGGGTGACGAAAGCCACGCGACGCCCGGCTTACTGGTTCAATTCCCGCCGCCGGATGTTCGTGCGGACCCGCGGCGCGACCGCATCGGCCATGGCCACGCTGGCATGGCTTGCCGGGCGGGCCGTATGGAAACTGCGCGATTTGCTGCACCTGACGCGCGGCCAGCCCGCGGCCTCCCCCGAAATGATCGATCATTTCCGTCTTAGCTTCCGTACGCGGCCGGCGGATTTCCGCGCTTCGGTCACGCGCTGGGACGATCCACCGGGGCGGCCCCCGGCATGGATGGAGCCTGCGCCATGA
- the rfbA gene encoding glucose-1-phosphate thymidylyltransferase RfbA, translating into MITSTRRGIILAGGSGTRLHPLTHSVSKQLMPVYDKPMIYYPLTVLMLAGIREILIITAPDQAEGFRSLLCDGSQWGLTIRYAVQPKPEGLAQAYHIGADFVDGKPSALILGDNLFYGHGFPELLRQADARVDGATVFSTTVNDPTAYGVVSFDADGRAETIEEKPAQPKSNQAVTGLYFYDGDAARLAAGLRPSPRGELEITDLNRLYLEAGKLHVSQLGRGFAWLDTGTHAALLDAANYVRIVEERQGLKISCPEEIAWRQGFIDDDMLRAIARPLEKSGYGRYLLHMLDEAGR; encoded by the coding sequence ATGATCACCAGCACACGACGCGGCATTATCCTGGCCGGAGGATCCGGCACGCGGCTGCATCCCTTGACGCATTCCGTCAGCAAGCAATTGATGCCCGTCTACGACAAGCCGATGATCTATTACCCGCTGACGGTGCTCATGCTCGCAGGTATCCGAGAAATATTGATCATCACCGCACCGGATCAGGCCGAAGGGTTTCGCAGCCTGTTGTGCGACGGCAGTCAATGGGGCCTGACGATCCGCTATGCCGTTCAACCCAAACCGGAAGGATTGGCCCAAGCCTATCATATCGGTGCGGATTTCGTGGACGGCAAGCCATCCGCGCTCATTCTGGGCGACAATCTGTTTTATGGCCACGGCTTTCCGGAATTGCTGCGCCAGGCGGACGCGCGCGTCGATGGCGCAACGGTGTTCTCGACCACCGTCAACGACCCGACTGCATATGGCGTTGTGTCGTTCGATGCCGATGGACGGGCGGAAACGATCGAAGAAAAGCCGGCTCAGCCAAAGTCCAATCAGGCTGTAACCGGCCTTTACTTCTATGATGGCGACGCCGCACGATTGGCCGCCGGTCTTCGGCCGTCACCACGCGGCGAGCTTGAAATCACCGATCTCAACCGGCTGTATCTCGAGGCGGGGAAGCTGCATGTCAGCCAGCTCGGCCGCGGGTTCGCCTGGCTCGACACAGGGACGCATGCCGCGCTGCTCGACGCGGCCAATTATGTGCGCATCGTGGAAGAGCGGCAGGGCCTGAAAATCAGCTGCCCCGAAGAAATCGCCTGGCGCCAGGGCTTCATCGACGACGACATGTTGCGCGCAATCGCCCGGCCACTCGAAAAAAGTGGCTATGGCCGCTACCTGCTGCACATGCTGGACGAAGCCGGCCGATGA